From a region of the Microcebus murinus isolate Inina chromosome 23, M.murinus_Inina_mat1.0, whole genome shotgun sequence genome:
- the LOC142863841 gene encoding uncharacterized protein LOC142863841, which translates to EAPLIIQNRTTVNIPATGVSLTIQKPTTVHVPAPGASPTPQKPSTVHVPATGVSPTPQKLTRVNVPAPGVTPSPQKPSTVHVPATRASPTPQKPSTVNVPARGVSPTPQKPSTVHVPATGVSPTPQKPSTVNVPARGVSPTPQKPSTVHVPATGVSPTPQKPSTVNVPAPGVSPTPQKPTIVHVPATGASPTPQKPSTVNVPAPGASPTPQKPSTVNVPATGASPTPQKPSTVHVPATGASPTPQKPTIVHVPARGASPTPQKLSTVHVPATGASPTPQKPSMVHVPATGVSPTPQKPSTVNVPARGVSPTPQKPSTVHVPATGVSPTPQKPSTVHVPARGASPTPQKPSTVHVPATGASQTTQKPTTANNSATNTPATAQTSLTSNTLSTKALAAAQNPITANASATLATPTAQRFTTAKGSLAQSLPAAQESSTVHVPVTKGLQIIQRFTSVHI; encoded by the coding sequence GAAGCCCCATTAATTATTCAAAATCGCACCACAGTAAACATTCCAGCTACAGGAGTCTCACTGACTATTCAGAAACCCACCACAGTACATGTTCCAGCTCCAGGAGCCTCACCAACTCCTCAGAAACCCTCTACAGTACATGTTCCAGCTACAGGAGTCTCACCAACTCCTCAGAAACTAACCAGAGTAAATGTCCCAGCTCCAGGAGTTACACCGTCTCCTCAGAAACCCTCCACAGTACATGTTCCAGCTACAAGAGCCTCACCAACTCCTCAGAAACCCTCCACAGTAAATGTTCCAGCTAGAGGAGTTTCACCAACTCCTCAGAAACCCTCCACAGTACATGTTCCAGCTACAGGAGTCTCACCAACTCCTCAGAAACCCTCCACAGTAAATGTTCCAGCTAGAGGAGTTTCACCAACTCCTCAGAAACCCTCCACAGTACATGTTCCAGCTACAGGAGTCTCACCAACTCCTCAGAAACCCTCCACAGTAAATGTTCCAGCTCCAGGAGTTTCACCAACTCCTCAAAAACCCACCATAGTACATGTTCCAGCTACAGGAGCCTCACCAACTCCTCAGAAACCCTCCACAGTAAATGTTCCAGCTCCAGGAGCTTCACCAACTCCTCAGAAACCCTCCACAGTAAATGTTCCAGCTACAGGAGCCTCACCAACTCCTCAGAAACCCTCCACAGTACATGTTCCAGCTACAGGAGCTTCACCAACTCCTCAGAAACCCACCATAGTACATGTTCCAGCTAGAGGAGCCTCACCAACTCCTCAGAAACTCTCCACCGTACATGTTCCAGCTACAGGAGCCTCTCCAACTCCTCAGAAACCCTCCATGGTACATGTTCCAGCTACAGGAGTCTCACCAACTCCTCAGAAACCCTCCACAGTAAATGTTCCAGCTAGAGGAGTTTCACCAACTCCTCAGAAACCCTCCACAGTACATGTTCCAGCTACAGGAGTCTCACCAACTCCTCAGAAACCCTCCACAGTACATGTTCCAGCTAGAGGAGCCTCACCAACTCCTCAGAAACCCTCCACAGTACATGTTCCAGCTACAGGAGCCTCACAAACTACTCAGAAACCCACCACAGCAAATAATTCAGCCACAAACACCCCAGCAACAGCCCAGACATCTCTCACATCAAATACCCTATCTACAAAGGCTCTAGCAGCAGCTCAGAATCCAATCACAGCTAATGCTTCTGCTACACTGGCCACACCAACAGCCCAAAGATTCACCACAGCAAAGGGTTCACTTGCACAGAGTCTTCCAGCAGCACAGGAGTCCTCTACTGTACATGTCCCAGTGACTAAGGGCCTCCAGATTATACAAAGATTCACTTCTGTTCATATT